From the genome of Hymenobacter sp. PAMC 26628, one region includes:
- a CDS encoding CvfB family protein: MNLGDYNDLEVARETSVGLYLTSDDGDLLLPNKYIPEGTRVGDVLRVFVYRDSEDRLIATTLRPLALVNSFAALAVRDHGPAGSFLEWGLEKDLLLPFPNQRRDLRVGERVFVFVYLDEESDRLVASAKWKKFLSSEPFPGQPGDAVRLMVADETDLGYPVIVDGTHQGLLFHNEVFRPLRLGETIPGFLRQVRADGKLDVRLQREGYGEVETAATTLLVALRAAPSGALPIGDKSEADDVYRRVGMSKKVFKKALGALFKQGVIELAPLETRLRA, encoded by the coding sequence ATGAACCTCGGCGATTACAACGACCTCGAAGTAGCCCGCGAAACCAGCGTCGGCCTCTACCTCACTTCCGACGACGGCGACTTGCTGCTGCCCAACAAGTACATTCCCGAGGGCACCCGGGTGGGCGACGTGCTGCGCGTGTTCGTGTACCGCGACTCGGAGGACCGCTTGATAGCCACTACCCTGCGGCCGCTAGCGCTGGTCAACTCCTTCGCTGCGCTGGCCGTGCGCGACCACGGCCCCGCCGGCTCCTTCCTCGAGTGGGGCCTGGAAAAAGATCTGCTCCTGCCCTTCCCCAACCAGCGCCGCGACCTGCGCGTGGGCGAGCGGGTGTTCGTGTTCGTGTACTTGGACGAGGAGAGCGACCGGCTGGTGGCGTCGGCCAAGTGGAAGAAGTTCTTGTCTTCCGAACCCTTCCCCGGCCAGCCCGGCGACGCCGTGCGCCTGATGGTGGCCGACGAAACCGACCTGGGCTACCCCGTCATCGTCGACGGCACGCACCAGGGCCTGCTGTTCCACAACGAAGTGTTCCGGCCCTTACGGCTGGGCGAAACCATTCCAGGCTTCCTGCGCCAGGTGCGGGCCGACGGCAAGCTCGACGTGCGCCTCCAACGCGAGGGCTACGGCGAGGTCGAAACTGCGGCGACCACCCTGCTCGTGGCCCTGCGCGCTGCCCCCAGCGGCGCGCTGCCCATCGGCGACAAGAGCGAGGCCGACGACGTGTACCGCCGCGTGGGCATGAGCAAAAAAGTATTTAAGAAAGCGCTGGGGGCCCTCTTCAAGCAGGGCGTCATAGAGTTGGCCCCGCTCGAAACCCGCCTGCGGGCCTGA
- a CDS encoding NAD-dependent epimerase/dehydratase family protein: MQKTALLAGATGLIGAALLPLLLADARYAKVVVVGRRPVALAHPKLVQVVTELSELESHRLQLIADDVFCCLGTTRQQAGSKEAFYKVDFLYVVQLAALAASNFASQFLVVSSIGANASRRMYYSRVKGEMEAAVGPLPFRALHIFRPSLLLGRRAHPRLGERIGAVALALAGPLLRGSLAKYRPVTAAAVAAAMLHAARTDATGLRVHEPAVA, from the coding sequence ATGCAAAAGACTGCTCTCCTGGCTGGGGCCACCGGCCTCATCGGCGCGGCCTTGCTGCCACTGCTACTCGCCGATGCTCGCTACGCCAAAGTGGTAGTGGTAGGGCGGCGGCCCGTGGCCCTGGCCCACCCCAAGCTGGTGCAGGTCGTCACGGAGCTGAGCGAGTTGGAAAGCCACCGCCTCCAACTCATCGCCGACGACGTGTTTTGCTGCCTCGGAACCACGCGCCAGCAAGCCGGCTCGAAAGAAGCGTTTTACAAGGTTGATTTTTTGTACGTGGTACAGCTAGCCGCGCTGGCGGCCAGCAACTTCGCCAGCCAATTCTTGGTGGTGTCGAGTATCGGGGCCAATGCCAGCCGCCGCATGTACTACAGCCGGGTGAAGGGCGAGATGGAGGCCGCTGTGGGGCCCCTGCCCTTCCGGGCGCTGCATATTTTCCGGCCGTCGCTGCTGCTGGGCCGGCGCGCCCACCCGCGCCTGGGTGAGCGAATCGGCGCCGTGGCCCTGGCCCTGGCGGGGCCCCTGCTGCGCGGCAGCTTGGCCAAGTACCGGCCGGTAACCGCTGCCGCCGTAGCCGCCGCTATGCTGCACGCAGCCCGCACCGATGCCACTGGGTTGCGGGTGCACGAGCCCGCGGTGGCCTAG
- a CDS encoding energy transducer TonB — MKNFTQFLFLVAVLLLGARRVQAQGILTTGAHAGGGDALAPASVVSPDSIYVNTDSRPTFAGGDAALTTYLTKNIRYPEAALRQHVSGRVYVSFVLNREGRVTDAHVVRGPGYGLNDEALRLVWLMPNWAPARQQGQAVRVACTIPINFDTQH, encoded by the coding sequence ATGAAAAACTTTACGCAATTTCTGTTTCTGGTAGCCGTGCTGCTGTTGGGCGCGCGGCGGGTGCAGGCCCAGGGTATTCTGACGACTGGTGCACACGCAGGCGGCGGCGACGCCCTGGCCCCGGCGTCCGTTGTTTCGCCCGACTCCATCTACGTCAATACAGACAGCCGCCCCACCTTCGCTGGCGGCGACGCGGCGCTGACTACTTACCTCACCAAGAACATTCGTTACCCTGAAGCAGCGTTGCGGCAGCACGTGTCGGGCCGGGTATACGTGTCGTTTGTTCTGAATCGCGAAGGCCGCGTGACCGACGCCCACGTGGTGCGGGGCCCTGGCTACGGCCTCAACGACGAGGCCCTGCGTTTGGTGTGGCTGATGCCCAATTGGGCCCCCGCCCGCCAGCAGGGGCAGGCCGTGCGGGTGGCCTGCACCATCCCCATCAACTTCGACACGCAGCACTGA